From the Debaryomyces hansenii CBS767 chromosome F complete sequence genome, the window CCAAATCCAGGAACTCAGAGAGCAGCAGTTCAGAGAACAAGCCTATAGAGAGCAACAACTCAGAGAGCAAAGGCTTAGGGAACAACAGCTTAGAGAACAACAGCTTAGAGAACAGAGGCTTAGAGAACAAAAAATTAGGGAACAGAGGCttagagaagaaagaatcaAACAacaaagagaagaagaggcCAGACATGTTTCAAATCAGCTCTTCTCCGGGTACATTGAATCTCTTAATCAATACTatgaaaatgttgaaaaagaacaaagaaaacaacATATCAAACAAGAGAAGTTGAAcaaaattagaaaagaaaaggaagaagaaagaagaagagctGAACGAAAGAGAGCTGAACAAAAGAGAGCTGAAAGACAAAAAGCCgaacaagaaaaatcaGAGGAAAGAAGTCAGAGAGAAGAAGCTAGAGATGTGGAGGTTTCCTTAAGAAAGGACTTCtttgatcaatttttcGACGCCTTTGTTCAAGTCAACTCTATTCCACACACCCAACATAATGAATGTGCAAGAGCTTCCGAAAAAAGAGAAGCTCAGTTGAAACagcaaaaagaaattgagGCTGCTgaacaaaaaagaagagaacaAGAGCAAAACGCTAAAGAAGAAGCCTTCAAACAGGAATTGTTAAATCACTTTCTCGGTACCTTGGGGTTCCAACAAGTTGAACAAACAAAACAATCGAACGTCGAAAGAGTAGACGAGGCTAAGAAACAAGCTGAGGCTAAGAAACAAGCTGAAGCTAAGAAACAAGGCGAAGCTAGGAAACAAGCTGAGGCTAAGAAACAAGCTGAGGCTAAGAAACAAGCCGAAGCTAAGAAACAAGCTGAAGAAGGAAAGCTGACCGAGGAAATACAGAGAGAGCAGATCAACCGTCTTGTGAATCATTTCTTTGGTGCCGTTCCATTTGAATATGTGCCTCAGAAAACAGATTCAAAGGAAGAAACTACCGAGAAACATGATACCCAAGAGCAAAACACATCTACTGTGGACtctgataatgaatcagTAGCGTCCGAAATAAGTGACTCAGCATCCGTATCCACACAATCTACCTCAACTCTTGCCTCTCCAGAATCAAAGTTACATAAGCATCTATcgattgaagaagttgaagacgaagaattTGCATCATTTAACAAGAATTTTAGAAAGTAATTTGTATAgtaattgaataaatcattataattttgCACTTTAATATTTGTAGAAAACTCGCGCGATTTAAATTTCGCCATCCCTGGTATTAAGTATTGAACTCCTCTATAATTAGAATAATACGCATACAATGGCATCAATTGGTAAATCTATAGCCGTATTTGGAGGTAACGGTTTCTTGGGAAAGAAAATATGTGAAACCGGAATAAAATTGGGATATCAGGTAACTTCATTTTCTCGGTCTGGGCAAGCTCCAGCAATTAGTTCTCCATGGATTAAAGAAGTAAAGTGGGAAAAAGCAGACATTTTTAACCCTGATACATACAAAGATAAGTTGACAAATGTGAACTCAGTGGTTCATTCTATAGGCCTTCTCTTTGAGAATCAAAACTACAAGAAGTCCATGAATaccaatttcaattttttgaatgaCGTGCAGAATTTAGCCAATTTGGTAAAGACTCCAAATCCAATGGATAGAGCTAGCCATAATACATACGAAGGCATACAGAGAGATTCAGCCGTGATATTAGCTGACACGTTTTTGAAAGTTCAGCCAAACAATCCGTCATATGTGTATATATCGGCAGATCAGCAGATGCCTTTCATCCCATCGGGCTACATTGATACTAAGAGGGAGGCCGAATTTGAATTGTCTTGTAAAGAAGGTTTAAGATCTATTTTAATGAGGCCTGGGTTTATGTATGATGAAGCAGAATCAGATTCTCTCAATAACCGGATCTTATTAAAGAATCTTTTAAAGTTAGGATACGATGCTAAACATTGTATTCTCGGAGATCATATATCGTACTTGAATAAGTTGGTTAGACCTCCTATATCTACCGACAAGGTGGCACAAAagttatttgaaaaattagagaaTGACAGCTTTAGTGGAATAGTTACATTGGATGAAATTTATAAGCATTAGGGTGTATATTCGAACCAATTTATAAGCATTAGCCGTCGCAATTAcatgtatttattattatttttagtgggcatttgaattaatttttcttgaatcaCTTCAAGCCATTCTATTTCTAATCTTGATAATTGCAACTCAGTAGGGATATTTATCTCATGACAATTAATACCAATTGCATGCGAATGAGGCGTAAAGCTTAATCCATCATGTGTAGTCTTTATTGGTTCCAAATCCATATCTACATTTGGTTCTGTATTGTGATGTGGTATACCTGCATGCCACCAGTACATAGGATACTTCCTAATTAAATTACCCGTAATCAAAGCCACCACcatcatcaacaaagaTGAAATGATTTGTACCGGTATGTACCACCAGCTCATTTTCCGTATTTGGGCATCGATAGAAGGTAATAGGGCAGATGATCCTGCCGGGGGATGAACACAATTACAAATCGACATCAATACCGATGAGATGGCCACACTTAATGCCCCACTAGCCCAATAATGCTCTCGTCCATTACTGGACAATCCAAATAGTTTGGCTACTCCCATACCTACAACTGACGATATTATTTGTCCAAAAAAAACATTTCGAGGTTGCGCAAGTGGTGCTGAACTAGCATTGAAACATAATATAGCTGCCGCTCCATAACTGGCTATAATCATGGGTGCATTATGATCGCTAAATACTGTATGACTCTTGAAAATTCCTTCCAATAATGCTATACCACAAAACGATGCTATAAGTATTTCTAGCCATATCCAATAATCTGCCACTGGACTTGGGTTATGATTTCCAAGAAATCTTCTAATATATCGGGGGAACCTAAACGTCTGACTATTGGGAATGAGCCCTTCCAACAAATTATCTATAGTAAATTTGAATACCATTATCCTCACGAACTATATTATACCAACCATTACAGGTCTAAATTTCCTACgaatattattgtttttataTGACTCTgtaaaaaataaaaatgacTCTAAAAGCCGTCAAAATGCGAGATTTTTTACAGATTTTTATTATCTCGGATACTGTCGAATTTTACGTAATTCACATTGTATAAATATGCTATATAAACAGAATGATGTAGGCACTCTCAACAGAACTCTATGGGCTAAACACCGCAGTGAAAGCCATTATCGTAGGCATTCCTCCGCTTGAGGAAGTACTTTCTAGCCTCATCGGCGAAGAAAACAGAACTTGTCAAACAAACAAGATGGACCAAgtcaataaaatacaaaGCCTCAGTTTGAAAGATTGTCTGGAAGAATGGAACATAGATTGCACAGAATTGCCCAATCAACGAACCAAGAACAGCGAAATTGAACATCTGATTCTTCATACCAAGTTCGAAAATAGATTTGGAGTAGTGACGGCAGGCTAATGCATTGAACATGTCAAATAAGACAAAACACGTGAAGGTCATAGTGGTATCTCTGGCCGTGATTTCATTGTCGGTCATTTCCTTAATGAATATGTACAATGTACCAGCGATAATCATAGCAGCTGATTGTAAAACCCTCTTGAGGACGTTATCGGTCAAAATTCTGTCGTTACGTTTTCTTGGTGGTTTACTCATGACTTCATGATCCACCGGCTCAACACCCAAGGATTGGGCTGGTGGACCGTCCATCAAGATGTTAATCCACAAGATTTGCATGGCGTTAAGAGGGTTTGGTAATCCAAAGAACGTGGCTAATGCAATTAATGTCAAGGCCGCAATAGATGTAGATAACTGGAAAGTGATAAAGTTTTGAATGTTATAAAAAATACCTTTgccttcttcaattgcaGACAAAATTGTGGAAAAATCATCATCCGTCAACACCATGTCAGCAGCTTCTTTAGCAACATCTGTCCCGTTTTTACCCATTGCAATACCAATATCTGCCAACTTCAAGGCTGGTGCATCATTAACACCATCGCCTGTCATTGCAACAATGTCACCCCTCTTTTGAAGGGCCTTGACGATTAAAACCTTATGTTCTGGTGTGGTTCTTGCAAAGACCGAAATATTATGAATTGCTTCAgccaatttttcttcattcaaattatccaaTTGATCACCAGTCATAACAGAACTTTCGTTCAAAACTGGAATTCCAATTTGTTTGGCAATATTGATTGCTGTGGTTGCAGAGTCCCCTGTGATCATAACAACATGTACTCTacctttcattaataaagaaatagattttCCGACATTTGGTCTTGGTGGATCCTTCATACCGACTAATCCAcagaatattaaattttttggttCACTAGTTTCTTCACCACTATTAGAAAACTTTAAATTGTTTCTTGCTAATCCCAAAACTCTTAAACCGTCTGATGCCAAAGCATCTGACTTGTCcgaaattaatttcttaatttcatttgtCAAAGGCTTAGCAtcaccattttcatcataatACTTTGAGCAAAGTGAAACAATTCTTTCAGAAGCACCTTTGGCGAATGTCTCAGACTTGTCCATATCACCAGTGTGAACGCATACTGCCATGTACTTCCTAGTAGAGGAAAATGGTAATTCATAAACCTTCTCTTTGGTAGCTCTCAAATCTTCTAAACCAAAATGAGGCAAGCATTCAACGAGAGCAATATCACTTGGATTACcaacatatttttcattttcactCGAGTATTTAGCATTATTACAAATATTACCAGtttctaaaattttatGCATATTATCAGTTAATTGGTGATGTAAACTGTTATCGTCTAGTTTTTCAACGACCAAGAATGGACTATTGAAGCTGCCCTTAAAATCAAGCGCCCATATTTTAGTAACGGTCATATGATTTTGGGTTAATGTTCCAGTCTTATCAGAGCAAATAACATTTACACTTCCTAATGTTTCGACACTTGGTAATCTCTTGACAATAGCCTTATGACGAGCCATTCTTAAAACACCTAAAGCTAATGTAACAGTGACAATGATAGGTAAGCCTTCAGGAATAGCTGCTACAGCCAATGATACagaaatttgaaacatATCCAACCAAGAACGACcttgaaaaattccaatCAAACAAATCACACCAATTACTATAAAACTGAAAAGAGATAAATCTTTACCTAATTTATCCATGGCTTGTTGTAAAGGAGTCTTAggtttttcaatttcagaCATCATCTCAAATACGGCACCAAATTCAGTCTTTGGTCCTGTGGCTACAACAATACCTGAACCATGTCCATCTCTCACCAATGTACCCATATACGCAATCGAGGTTCTCTCTGTGACAggaattaattcatttttgttattttgTAAGGTTTTTGAGTTCTTTCTAACTGGGCTATTTTCACCGGTTAAATTACTTTCGTCAATAGACAAGTAGGTGCATTCGGTCAATCTGATATCAGCTGGAATTCTGTCCCCTTGACTAAAATGAACCAAATCTCCCGGAACCAACGTTGATGCTAAAACAGTGGATGTACTACCATTTCTCGTTAACTTTGCTTCCGCTGGAactaatttattcaaagcCTCCAATGATTTCTCAGACCTGTACTCTTGTACAAATCCAACAGTGACAACAATAGTGATGGCCAACGTGATAGAAATAGCATCATCGACGTTTCCCATCCAGAAACTGATAGCAGCCGAACCTATTAATAACAAGATTAATGGATCGCCATAGAAACTCGATAAAAACTTCTTGAAAAGactttcttcttcctcaCCATTTAGTTCATTAGATCCGTGAAGCGATCTTCtattcaatatatcttGATTGTTATTTAACCCGTACGATATATCTGTTTGTAGCTCGGATTCAGTCTCCTTAATTGATAACTGGCAGTACTTGATCGATGGCGAACTGGCCCGTGTGGGTGGAAGCGACCCAAGATTGATTTCATAAGGATTATCACTCattctaaattatttaatccAATCTGATAATGCAAGGATGATGAAACAATATTTATACAAACAAAAACAATGgaacaaaaataaatgaaacCCAACAATCTATCTATTTAAACCCTTTTAAAACCTaacaagaaatatatattaagtGTTTTGATAAATGCGatgatttgattttataaCAAATCTATGAAGTTTCAATAATACCGATCAAAAATCGTAATAGACTTCACTAAATATCAAGCTTTTATCTCTTTATATAGACTATAAGGTCTCTATAATATTTCACGAATCCTTGTAGGTGTCTCTTTAATGATcctattgaaatttttaaaaacaattttttgttcttcGTACGTGTCTTTACAGGTTAGATTCGAAATTTacatttattattaatactaCACCCtatatacaattatttCCCATTTATCGTCTCGAACGCAGCCTTGGATAGTCTATTCATTACGGCTAAGCCTTCATCGGTCTCATCTATCCCttctataaatattatGTCTACTCCTTGTTCGTCTACTTGTCTCAATAGCTTGAATAAGTTACGAGATATTTCTGGGCCAGTTGCAcccaaatcttcttctatgTTTATTTGACGACTTATGGCCCTGGCATCTGTAAAATATCTAGACTTAAGCAAAGCGATTGTTTTGGATTCGGGGATGTTGTTCTCAGATATGTATTTGCTGATCGCAGCAATACCATCGCCGCAATTGATGAATAATACTACCTTCGCAGTTGGCGAATAGTGTTTATACTTCATGCCAGGGGTTTTGACGGCTTCCGACTTGCCTGCTGTCTTCTTTGCGAGAACAACATTCTCCCACAGACCACCTCCAGTTTTTCTGACGTCTTCCACAGAAACTCCTCCTGGTCTTAATAGCATCGGAGGATCTACCAAGCCGTCAACAACAGTTGATTCCACCCCGACATCGCATGCGCCTCCATCTATAATGTATGGTATTTTTCCCTGAAGGTCGTGGTATACATGGCTAGCGAGGGTTGGACTTGGTCTTGTGGATGCATTCGCAGACGGTGCCGCAAGAGGAAGATCGCTCAACGCTATTAATGCTCTTGCAATTGGATGCTGTGGGATTCTCACAGCAAAGGTGCTCTGGTTAGCTGTGACTATCTTCGATATTGGAGACCCTTCATGTATTGGTAACAAAATTGTTAATGGTCCCGGCCAAAACTTTTCTATCAAATTGTCGTAAATTTCTGGAATTTTGTAGTCTTTAGGTAAGATTTTTCGTTTTAATTGATCGATGGATGATACGTGTACGATCAATGGGTTATCTGCTGGTCTATTCTTTGCTTTATAGATTGATTTGACGGATTCGTCATTGAGTGCAGATCCTCCTAATCCATAAACAGTTTCCGTTGGAAACCCAACAACATTAGTACTAGTTGCAAGCTCGTTGGCTGCTATGCGAAGACTCTTTTCCGTCTCTGGGTCAGTGATTTTCGGCAATATATCATTCttgttgaagatgatgctATCTTTATTAGCTCGCAAGATCTTGGTGGTGAACGCCATTTTCGAATTAATACAACAaacttttcttctaattaTAGTTTTATTAATCAACCAACAATGTGATTTAGATAACATAAACTATGTTTACTAGGTCCCTATCAACTTCAAGACTTCCGTATCTCATCTGATTCTCATCTCGGTCTGCAActtttttgatattcaCGTGATACGTAGACTAAAAGACAACCAATGCTTCGTTGATGTATATTCAACTTTGTTTTGGATTGTATAACTAAGCACAATCAAAGTATATTTTCTGTTGAGTCTATTAGAgtcaaataatataaatttctGGACAAAAAGAAGtaagaaagagaatttaTTTTGGcattttgcaaaatcatgtcaaaaatatcaatattgtGCAATTGATCTTCAATGGTaagaagaaaatgcaaCGAGTTAGATAAAGTCAGTAGAAAATCGAAAATAGACTGAATTCAGCAACTATAGTTGTATGATTAGAAATTAGTGATGGTTTGCAAGCTCAACGTGTGACCTTTGTATTTTCCGTATGATCTGACagcaaataaaaaattaaacaaccaattatttatttgaagataaatgCAAGCCgaaaattaatttcagGCCGCAATATGTATATGTACTAGTAGTGGTTTTAACGGCTATTTATTGTCAAAATTATgcaagaaaaatattttgcaatattttgGGTGCAAATAATGTTTCGCATACTAAAAATGAACCACcatatcaaaatcttgatTATGGAATACATCCAAATATAGGTCAAGATTGGCATAACTATAATCTGTATACTTAAAGGAGATTGTTTTGCATTCAATTTGAAGTTGGATGTTTTTGGGAGGattataaacaaaaaatgtCATATGCGCCTTTAATTAACCTTGATGAGATCTATGGGATGAGTGATGTTGGCTGGGATCAATTCCACCAACAAATTAATTTCGATGATGGCTTACTAGATGATGACTTTCAGAAATTCGAAACTATGGAGCTTGACGAAGGCTTAAATAAACAGAGTTGCTTTGAAGTtcacaataataataatattgagTTCCTCAACTATGTATACGGCGATAGACAAAATTCCCTTTATGAAAAATGTGATATTGGTACTATCGGAGAATTATGTGGCTACAATTCACCTGATTGTAGAAAAGAAACTAATCATCCTGATAATTTAGATACATTGGAAAGATTCAATACTGGACAATTCAATGACTTAATGGGTATGGATTATCAAATTGAGCAAGATGCATGCAATAGAACATTTGATCTTGTTTCTGACATGAAAATTCACTCCAATGACTTCAAAGTTGATGGGGATTGTGATAAAAAATGTCCACAAATATTGCAATTTGATTATGatgatatcaaaatcaatcagAAAGTTGTGGCTTGTAAACTTGTTAATCTCGCTGCAAACCCAATTTCTGAATCAACCTTGATTCTGATCTTGAGTAGACTAAACAAAAGGAAG encodes:
- a CDS encoding DEHA2F13398p (some similarities with uniprot|P39730 Saccharomyces cerevisiae YAL035W FUN12 GTPase) gives rise to the protein MFSNNFNDQLYYISPMQEEGCPYGVRDFSRDQHNEYLREYELRRALEQQVRQRQLQQLREYQIQELREQQFREQAYREQQLREQRLREQQLREQQLREQRLREQKIREQRLREERIKQQREEEARHVSNQLFSGYIESLNQYYENVEKEQRKQHIKQEKLNKIRKEKEEERRRAERKRAEQKRAERQKAEQEKSEERSQREEARDVEVSLRKDFFDQFFDAFVQVNSIPHTQHNECARASEKREAQLKQQKEIEAAEQKRREQEQNAKEEAFKQELLNHFLGTLGFQQVEQTKQSNVERVDEAKKQAEAKKQAEAKKQGEARKQAEAKKQAEAKKQAEAKKQAEEGKSTEEIQREQINRLVNHFFGAVPFEYVPQKTDSKEETTEKHDTQEQNTSTVDSDNESVASEISDSASVSTQSTSTLASPESKLHKHLSIEEVEDEEFASFNKNFRK
- a CDS encoding DEHA2F13420p (similar to uniprot|Q05892 Saccharomyces cerevisiae YLR290C) — protein: MASIGKSIAVFGGNGFLGKKICETGIKLGYQVTSFSRSGQAPAISSPWIKEVKWEKADIFNPDTYKDKLTNVNSVVHSIGLLFENQNYKKSMNTNFNFLNDVQNLANLVKTPNPMDRASHNTYEGIQRDSAVILADTFLKVQPNNPSYVYISADQQMPFIPSGYIDTKREAEFELSCKEGLRSILMRPGFMYDEAESDSLNNRILLKNLLKLGYDAKHCILGDHISYLNKLVRPPISTDKVAQKLFEKLENDSFSGIVTLDEIYKH
- a CDS encoding DEHA2F13442p (similar to CA5609|IPF538 Candida albicans); this encodes MVFKFTIDNLLEGLIPNSQTFRFPRYIRRFLGNHNPSPVADYWIWLEILIASFCGIALLEGIFKSHTVFSDHNAPMIIASYGAAAILCFNASSAPLAQPRNVFFGQIISSVVGMGVAKLFGLSSNGREHYWASGALSVAISSVLMSICNCVHPPAGSSALLPSIDAQIRKMSWWYIPVQIISSLLMMVVALITGNLIRKYPMYWWHAGIPHHNTEPNVDMDLEPIKTTHDGLSFTPHSHAIGINCHEINIPTELQLSRLEIEWLEVIQEKLIQMPTKNNNKYM
- a CDS encoding DEHA2F13464p (similar to uniprot|P13586 Saccharomyces cerevisiae YGL167C PMR1 High affinity Ca2+/Mn2+ P-type ATPase required for Ca2+ and Mn2+ transport into Golgi), translated to MSDNPYEINLGSLPPTRASSPSIKYCQLSIKETESELQTDISYGLNNNQDILNRRSLHGSNELNGEEEESLFKKFLSSFYGDPLILLLIGSAAISFWMGNVDDAISITLAITIVVTVGFVQEYRSEKSLEALNKLVPAEAKLTRNGSTSTVLASTLVPGDLVHFSQGDRIPADIRLTECTYLSIDESNLTGENSPVRKNSKTLQNNKNELIPVTERTSIAYMGTLVRDGHGSGIVVATGPKTEFGAVFEMMSEIEKPKTPLQQAMDKLGKDLSLFSFIVIGVICLIGIFQGRSWLDMFQISVSLAVAAIPEGLPIIVTVTLALGVLRMARHKAIVKRLPSVETLGSVNVICSDKTGTLTQNHMTVTKIWALDFKGSFNSPFLVVEKLDDNSLHHQLTDNMHKILETGNICNNAKYSSENEKYVGNPSDIALVECLPHFGLEDLRATKEKVYELPFSSTRKYMAVCVHTGDMDKSETFAKGASERIVSLCSKYYDENGDAKPLTNEIKKLISDKSDALASDGLRVLGLARNNLKFSNSGEETSEPKNLIFCGLVGMKDPPRPNVGKSISLLMKGRVHVVMITGDSATTAINIAKQIGIPVLNESSVMTGDQLDNLNEEKLAEAIHNISVFARTTPEHKVLIVKALQKRGDIVAMTGDGVNDAPALKLADIGIAMGKNGTDVAKEAADMVLTDDDFSTILSAIEEGKGIFYNIQNFITFQLSTSIAALTLIALATFFGLPNPLNAMQILWINILMDGPPAQSLGVEPVDHEVMSKPPRKRNDRILTDNVLKRVLQSAAMIIAGTLYIFIKEMTDNEITARDTTMTFTCFVLFDMFNALACRHYSKSIFELGMKNQMFNFAVLGSLIGQFCAIYVPFFQTIFQTEALYFIDLVHLVCLTSSVFFADEARKYFLKRRNAYDNGFHCGV
- a CDS encoding DEHA2F13486p (similar to uniprot|P32579 Saccharomyces cerevisiae YGL169W SUA5 Protein required for respiratory growth) — protein: MLSKSHCWLINKTIIRRKVCCINSKMAFTTKILRANKDSIIFNKNDILPKITDPETEKSLRIAANELATSTNVVGFPTETVYGLGGSALNDESVKSIYKAKNRPADNPLIVHVSSIDQLKRKILPKDYKIPEIYDNLIEKFWPGPLTILLPIHEGSPISKIVTANQSTFAVRIPQHPIARALIALSDLPLAAPSANASTRPSPTLASHVYHDLQGKIPYIIDGGACDVGVESTVVDGLVDPPMLLRPGGVSVEDVRKTGGGSWENVVLAKKTAGKSEAVKTPGMKYKHYSPTAKVVLFINCGDGIAAISKYISENNIPESKTIALLKSRYFTDARAISRQINIEEDLGATGPEISRNLFKLLRQVDEQGVDIIFIEGIDETDEGLAVMNRLSKAAFETINGK
- a CDS encoding DEHA2F13508p (weakly similar to CA0292|IPF19855 Candida albicans IPF19855), with product MSYAPLINLDEIYGMSDVGWDQFHQQINFDDGLLDDDFQKFETMELDEGLNKQSCFEVHNNNNIEFLNYVYGDRQNSLYEKCDIGTIGELCGYNSPDCRKETNHPDNLDTLERFNTGQFNDLMGMDYQIEQDACNRTFDLVSDMKIHSNDFKVDGDCDKKCPQILQFDYDDIKINQKVVACKLVNLAANPISESTLISILSRLNKRKSSEEERIFSVNRTRYTRADIESLSILHPNVQYQRNAQFSIAKPYEPEYIRVQMNPVTNAPFNETRCGLCPYCPRLVFKNLKTSTYAQHLSLTHGIQTDNYIAPNPLLYGSYNLKKNNTNRKTRAHISEKNGVICPVCHDIIETECSKTTATQKPLNNYLRHFKEKHRKCKEKEDPIKFFSKFSTNASQLSLMLSNL